The following proteins are co-located in the Euwallacea fornicatus isolate EFF26 chromosome 16, ASM4011564v1, whole genome shotgun sequence genome:
- the LOC136343950 gene encoding uncharacterized protein: MQPLLVVSVLLAVSCSTLAGQAGRKNTGKRGIFSSDVGSYGGSSHGSISLDDIGGHGGGGGISFGGGDFGGHNSGFGGGYGGGHGGGIGGGLGGGFGGGGYGGGGGFGGGAGGGGGGGATISTITRTVPVPVPQPYPVTVTRPVPVPVPQTVQIPISRPVPVSVPVPQPVEVPRPYPVTISRPVPYPVPTAVRVPVPQPVAVPVPQPYPVTVPQPVPVRVPQTIVVPVARPIYVGGGGGGAGGGGAGGFGGGFGGGSFGGSSYGGGHEGISGSISIGDDHGSSSYGGSYLSSIGGGHGGYSGGSGSSLSLGGGHGSFSGGSISSGVSLGKGGPSYSSISLGGGGGSGGYSKY; the protein is encoded by the exons ATGCAACCTTTGCTA GTAGTGTCAGTACTTCTGGCAGTTTCCTGCTCGACCCTTGCAGGACAGGCTGGCAGAAAAAACACAGGAAAACGAGGAATTTTCTCCAGCGATGTTGGAAGCTATGGGGGAAGTTCACACGGGAGCATCTCCTTGGATGATATCGGGGGACATGGTGGAGGCGGAGGTATCTCCTTTGGTGGAGGTGACTTCGGTGGACATAACAGTGGATTTGGCGGCGGTTATGGCGGTGGCCACGGAGGAGGAATTGGAGGAGGATTAGGGGGTGGTTTCGGAGGTGGAGGATACGGAGGAGGTGGAGGATTCGGAGGCGGTGCAGGAGGCGGTGGTGGCGGCGGAGCCACGATTTCTACCATCACCAGAACCGTTCCAGTTCCAGTCCCACAACCTTACCCAGTAACCGTCACCAGACCAGTACCTGTACCAGTTCCTCAGACCGTACAAATACCCATATCAAGACCAGTGCCT GTCTCAGTACCAGTACCGCAACCCGTGGAGGTGCCCCGCCCGTACCCAGTAACAATCAGCCGTCCAGTTCCATACCCTGTACCCACAGCTGTGCGCGTCCCAGTACCCCAACCCGTGGCAGTGCCAGTTCCCCAACCCTATCCAGTCACTGTTCCACAACCCGTGCCTGTACGCGTTCCACAAACTATTGTTGTTCCTGTTGCACGACCCATTTACGTTGGAGGAGGTGGCGGAGGCGCTGGAGGTGGCGGTGCCGGAGGTTTCGGTGGAGGTTTTGGAGGTGGAAGCTTTGGAGGCAGCAGCTACGGAGGAGGACACGAAGGAATCAGTGGGTCCATCTCAATTGGTGACGACCATGGCAGTTCGTCATATGGAGGTTCTTATCTCTCTTCAATTGGAGGAGGCCACGGTGGATATTCTGGAGGATCAGGTTCCTCACTTTCGTTGGGAGGAGGACACGGAAGTTTCTCAGGAGGCAGCATTTCCTCAGGTGTGTCTCTAGGAAAAGGAGGGCCTAGTTACTCGTCCATCAGCCTAGGAGGCGGAGGAGGATCAGGGGGTTACTCGAAATACTAA
- the LOC136343945 gene encoding bestrophin-3-like: protein MTVTYSGEVTTSTTFGIFLKLLLRWKGSIYKMIWADLLVYLTTYYSLNLLYLYGLNATRRKHFISIVTYFSQYGNAIPLSFVLGFFVNVVYNRWWNQYLTLPYPDNIAMLVATSIPGKEERPRMMRRTIIRYVCLAFTLTLTMMSPKAKKRFPTLHHFVQAGLLNHDEKKLMDVLAKDYPSYSAKYWLPLAWAINVATKAKTEGFLKSEFEHKDILEQICEFRHKCKRLRDYDWICIPLVYTQVVTLAVYLYFLFTVIGSQFVEEQTKGGEILFRFPLVTCMQFFFYMGWLKVAESLINPFGEDDDDFEVVWMIDRHLQVGYLLVDRIHNGHPTLRKDQHWDQVAPCQLPFTVASQRFMSEHPVESTCKISVIKSEQDLIINDDMKHLEEPSAEHIPGQNFMKRLFNKDKLGSTSHLKRVSIHQDEDDTDDDLMEMIAPKTTEIARNDQLFKPNIDKI, encoded by the exons ATGACTGTCACATACTCTGGTGAGGTGACTACGAGCACCACTTTTGgcatatttttaaagcttCTGTTAAG ATGGAAGGGGAGCATATACAAAATGATCTGGGCAGACCTGCTAGTATACTTAACTACATACTACTCCCTTAACTTGTTGTACCTCTACGGGTTGAACGCAACGAGAAGaaa ACACTTTATCAGTATAGTCACATATTTCTCTCAATACGGAAATGCCATTCCCCTGAGCTTCGTCCTGGGATTCTTCGTCAATGTGGTCTACAATAGATGGTGGAACCAATACCTGACCCTACCATACCCTGATAATATCGCCATGCTGGTCGCAACGAGTATACCAGGAAAA GAAGAAAGGCCGAGGATGATGCGTCGGACTATCATCCGGTATGTTTGCCTGGCCTTCACCTTAACTTTGACCATGATGTCCCCCAAGGCGAAGAAGCGATTTCCCACGCTACACCATTTTGTTCAAGCAGGTTTGTTGAATCATGACGAGAAAAAGCTCATGGATGTGCTTGCTAAGGATTATCCGAGTTATTCTGCTAAGTATTG GCTGCCTCTGGCGTGGGCAATCAATGTGGCAACTAAGGCCAAAACCGAGGGCTTCCTGAAGAGTGAATTTGAGCATAAAGATATTCTAGAACAAATCTGCGAATTCAGACACAAGTGCAAGCGCTTGCGAGACTATGACTGGATATGCATTCCTTTAGTTTACACTCAA GTGGTGACTCTAGCGGTCTACCTCTACTTCCTCTTCACAGTAATCGGGTCCCAATTCGTTGAAGAACAAACTAAAGGAGGCGAGATTCTGTTTAGATTCCCTCTAGTGACTTGCATGCAGTTCTTTTTCTACATGGGATGGTTGAAGGTGGCCGAAAGCCTAATTAACCCCTTCGGAGAGGACGATGATGATTTTGAGGTGGTGTGGATGATTGACCGACATTTGCAAGTAGGTTACTTGCTGGTAGACAGAATACATAATGGACATCCAACGCTAAGGAAAGATCAGCACTGGGATCAAGTGGCTCCCTGCCAACTTCCCTTCACTGTGGCCTCGCAGAGGTTTATGagcgaacaccctgtagaatccACATGCAAAATTAGTGTCATAAAGAGCGAGCAAGACCTGATTATTAATGATGATATGAAGCATTTGGAG GAACCTTCAGCTGAGCACATACCGG GTCAGAACTTCATGAAGAGATTGTTCAACAAAGATAAATTAGGGTCTACTTCTCACCTGAAAAGAGTTTCCATTCATCAGGATGAAGACGACACGGATGATGACTTGATGgag ATGATTGCCCCGAAAACCACAGAAATAGCCCGAAATGACCAACTGTTTAAACCAAATATTGAcaagatttaa
- the LOC136343943 gene encoding bestrophin-4-like, whose translation MTVTYSNEVTTSKGIGIFLKLLARWKGSIYKIVWVDLLLYLLIYYVINLMYLYVLDETNGRRHFIRIVMYFSKYGNAIPLSFVLGFYVNVVYTRWWSQYTSIPSPDNIAILVGASIHGKDEKAKIIRRTIIRYVCVAFTLTLTMISPKVKKRFPTLHHFIKAGLLNHEEKKFIEQLDKEFPTYASKYWLPLAWAANVTTRARAEGIIKDELGLKDILQEINNFREKCKKLWDYDWICVPLVYTQVVTLAVYLYFLFTVIGTQFIEKQVEGDLFLFHFPLMSCVEFFFYMGWLKVAESLINPFGEDDDDFEVVWMIDRHLKVGYLLVDKIHNEHPKLSKDYHWNDVAPNQLPFTVASQKYMNEHPVESTFKISVQKEDQDLIFKDELTYVDESNLISNYGRRVKKLFTRRKSDPGWQLKRVSLNETENSDDWSEFNLFADEELNENSDHVPNDEQFNTLRQERLEKRKEDLLKLLDVLKNDKEKAKQILDEIIR comes from the exons ATGACTGTGACATACTCTAATGAGGTTACTACAAGTAAAGGCATAGGGATATTCCTCAAGCTCTTGGCAAG ATGGAAAGGCAGCATATACAAAATTGTATGGGTGGACCTTCTTCTTTacttgttaatttattatgtcATAAACTTAATGTATCTTTATGTCCTGGATGAGACAAATGGAAGGCG CCATTTCATAAGAATAGTAatgtacttttccaaatacGGAAACGCCATACCTCTAAGCTTCGTATTAGGCTTCTATGTCAACGTAGTTTATACCAGATGGTGGAGTCAATACACTTCCATTCCTTCTCCTGATAATATTGCTATTTTGGTAGGAGCAAGCATACATGGAAAA GACGAAAAAGCGAAGATAATCAGGAGAACGATCATTCGCTACGTCTGTGTAGCCTTCACATTGACTCTTACAATGATTTCTCCCAAAGTGAAAAAGAGGTTTCCCACATTGCATCATTTTATAAAAGCGGGGTTGTTGAACCACgaagagaaaaaattcattgagCAGCTAGATAAGGAATTCCCTACTTATGCCTCAAAGTATTG GTTGCCCTTGGCGTGGGCGGCCAACGTAACTACGCGAGCGAGGGCAGAAGGGATCATTAAGGACGAATTGGGtttaaaagacattttacaggaaattaacaactttcgcgaaaagtgcaaaaaactATGGGACTACGACTGGATTTGCGTGCCCTTAGTCTACACTCAA GTAGTCACCTTGGCAGTTTACCTCTACTTCCTCTTTACAGTAATCGGCACCCAGTTCATAGAAAAGCAAGTAGAAGGAGACCTCTTCCTGTTCCACTTTCCCCTGATGTCCTGTGTTGAATTCTTTTTCTACATGGGGTGGCTTAAGGTGGCAGAAAGCCTCATCAACCCCTTCGGAGAAGACGATGACGATTTCGAGGTGGTCTGGATGATTGACAGGCATCTGAAAGTGGGGTACCTTTTGGTGGACAAAATACACAATGAGCACCCAAAATTGAGCAAAGACTACCACTGGAATGATGTAGCTCCTAATCAACTACCATTCACTGTAGCTTCGCAGAAATATATGAACGAACATCCTGTTGAGTCtacgtttaaaatttctgtGCAAAAGGAAGATCAGGATTTGATATTCAAGGATGAGTTGACGTATGTAGAT gAGTCCAATCTGATATCAAATTACG GCAGgagagtaaaaaaattattcactaGAAGAAAGTCTGACCCAGGTTGGCAATTGAAAAGGGTATCGCTTAATGAGACTGAAAACAGCGATGATTGGAGCGAG tttaacTTATTCGCAGACGAAGAATTGAATGAGAACAGTGACCATGTACCCAACGACGAGCAATTTAATACTCTTCGGCAAGAAAGGCTAGAGAAGCGCAAAGAAGACCTTTTGAAGTTGCTGGACGTCCTTAAAAATGACAAAGAAAAGGCGAAACAAATACTGGACGAAATTATTAGATAA
- the LOC136343940 gene encoding bestrophin-4-like gives MTVTYTSEVTTSTGLGCFLKLLKRWKGSIYKIVWADLIFFLGLYYALNLSYLYVMNQYTKKYFVKIVNYCAKNATLIPLSFVLGFFVNIVYSRWWSQFTAIPFPDNLALLIGASIKGQDERARIVRRTIVRYVCVTFTLTLTMMSPKVKKRFPTLNHFVDAGLLTKEEMKIIEDLDNEYPNYSKNWLPLAWAANITTRARHEGIIRDDLSVRSILDQINVFRSKCGSLLAYDWISIPLVYTQVVTMAVYSYFLVTVIGNQFIELEEGFVDRLIFSFPFMPILEFFFYMGWLKVAETLINPFGEDDDDFEVVWMIDRHIQVCYLLVDKIHQDHPKLMKDYYWQQTAPDSLPFTVASQQYMGETVVQSTQNIKVKKTDQDLIIPEGKNHSGQTSKSLWSTLSRALFRRRQHGDNGYYLRRIAIDDNADIFDEINTYEDEGPNKIRIPTYPKKLFNEDVEEFEKLRQQRLEKQREKLLKYIKLLKESKNKSENDMETINEIIK, from the exons ATGACTGTGACGTACACGAGCGAAGTTACTACTAGCACTGGTTTGGGATGTTTCCTTAAATTACTCAAAAG ATGGAAGGGCAGCATTTACAAAATAGTATGGGCAGACCTCATTTTCTTCCTAGGGCTCTATTATGCTCTGAACCTGAGCTACCTTTACGTGATGAACCAATACACTAAAAA ATACTTCGTGAAAATAGTCAATTACTGTGCCAAAAATGCCACTCTGATACCGCTCAGCTTCGTTCTAGGGTTCTTCGTCAACATAGTCTACAGCAGATGGTGGAGTCAATTCACCGCCATTCCATTTCCCGATAACTTGGCCCTGTTGATTGGAGCTAGCATTAAAGGCCAG GATGAACGAGCGAGAATAGTTAGAAGGACCATCGTACGTTACGTCTGCGTTACCTTTACCCTTACTTTGACCATGATGTCCCCAAAGGTAAAGAAAAGATTTCCCACCTTAAATCACTTTGTAGATGCGGGTTTGCTTACTAaggaagaaatgaaaattattgaggaTCTTGACAACGAATATCCAAATTACTCCAAAAACTG GTTGCCTTTAGCCTGGGCTGCCAACATAACTACAAGAGCCAGACATGAGGGTATTATTAGGGACGATTTGTCCGTTAGGAGCATTTTAGACCAAATCAATGTTTTCAGGTCTAAATGTGGGTCTTTACTTGCATATGACTGGATAAGTATTCCTCTAGTGTATACTCAG GTCGTAACTATGGCAGTCTACAGCTACTTCCTAGTCACAGTAATTGGCAATCAATTCATAGAATTGGAAGAAGGCTTCGTTGACCGTTTGATATTCAGTTTCCCATTCATGCCGATCctagaatttttcttttacatgGGGTGGCTCAAGGTAGCAGAAACCCTGATAAATCCTTTCGGAGAGGACGATGACGATTTTGAAGTGGTTTGGATGATTGATAGACATATTCAG GTCTGCTATCTGTTGGTAGATAAAATCCATCAAGACCATCCTAAGTTAATGAAGGACTACTATTGGCAACAAACAGCTCCAGATAGTCTACCTTTTACAGTGGCTTCACAACAGTACATGGGCGAAACTGTGGTGCAATCAACTCAAAATATCAAGGTGAAAAAGACTGACCAGGATCTTATTATTCCCGag GGAAAAAACCACAGTGGGCAAACATCAA AGTCTTTGTGGTCTACTTTAAGCCGCGCCTTATTCAGACGAAGACAGCATGGCGATAATGGGTATTACCTTAGAAGAATTGCTATAGATGATAACGCAGATATTTTTGATGAA ATTAATACATATGAAGACGAGGGgccaaataaaataagaatacCAACATACCCAAAGAAACTGTTTAATGAAGATGtagaagaatttgaaaaacttcgGCAACAGCGATTGGAGAAGCAACGAGAGAagcttttaaaatatattaagctgcttaaagaaagtaaaaataaatcagaaaATGATATGGAAactattaatgaaattattaaataa
- the Atox1 gene encoding uncharacterized protein Atox1, translating into MVQTHEYNVVMTCEGCSGAVEKVLNKHKDKIENFNINLKDQRVKVKTNLSPDEVLDIIKKTGKEIQYVASTQE; encoded by the exons ATG gtTCAAACACATGAATATAATGTGGTAATGACTTGTGAAGGTTGCTCTGGAGCtgttgaaaaagttttaaacaaacataaag ATAAGATAGAGAATTTCAACATCAATCTCAAGGATCAACGAGTTAAAGTAAAAACCAACTTGTCTCCAGATGAAGTGCTTGACATCATTAAGAAAACTGGCAAAGAAATTCAGTATGTTGCCTCAACACAGGAATAA
- the LOC136343944 gene encoding proton-coupled amino acid transporter-like protein pathetic isoform X2, giving the protein MAHVANKYEEKQRLLDAEHAVDVESASSDEDPICSRKIEHPTSNFDTMVHLLKGNIGTGILAMPDAFRNAGWVIGLFGTMAMGVICTHCMHILVECSRELCRRTQSPSLSFAEVVEMAFQTGPKFLQNYSKLAKLVINIFLFLTQLGFCCVYFVFVAANLQEVVKHYYVDLPVYWYFIMLLVPLILLNWVKSLKYLTPASLFASLVMSTGLIITFFYMLQGLPPVSSINAFSSWGQLPLYFGTAVYAFEGIGVVLPLENNMKNPQDFGGWNGVLNRGMIVVAVLYTAVGFFGYLKYGDRAILGSVTLLLPPNEVLAQSVRLMMAIAILLSYSLQFYVPFNIIWPSIECRFTNEKSRQYAEYATRTLLVFVTFIFGIAIPNLGAVISLVGAFSSSALAMIFPPFVEIITFWPDKMGTSGWILWKNALIVTIGFLGFLTGSYVSFQNVLYPSTTT; this is encoded by the exons ATGGCTCATGTGGCCAACAAGTATGAAGAAAAGCAACGGCTTTTGGATGCCGAGCATGCAGTAGACGTGGAAAGTGCCAGCTCTGATGAGGACCCGATATGCAGTCGAAAAATCGAACACCCAACCAGCAATTTTGATACCATGGTGCATTTACTTAAAGGCAACATTGGTACTGGAATTCTGGCAATGCCGGACGCCTTTAGGAACGCTGGATGG GTGATTGGGCTTTTCGGGACCATGGCCATGGGAGTTATATGCACACACTGCATGCACATATTGGTGGAGTGTTCAAGAGAATTATGCAGAAGAACTCAAAGCCCCTCGTTGAGCTTCGCTGAGGTGGTGGAGATGGCTTTTCAAACCGGGCCCAAGTTCTTGCAGAATTATTCCAAATTGGCCAA ATTGGTGATAAATATATTCCTGTTCTTAACTCAACTCGGATTTTGCTGCGTGTATTTCGTATTTGTAGCTGCAAACCTGCAGGAGGTTGTGAAGCATTATTATGTCGATCTGCCGGTTTATTG GTACTTCATAATGCTTCTAGTTCCATTGATCCTGCTGAATTGGGTGAAGAGTCTGAAGTATTTAACACCGGCCTCTCTATTCGCTTCTCTAGTTATGTCCACAGGATTGATTATAACTTTCTTCTATATGCTGCAAGGTCTTCCTCCGGTATCTAGTATAAACGCTTTTTCCAGCTGGGGACAGCTACCCCTCTATTTCGGCACAGCTGTCTATGCTTTTGAAGGCATTGGAGTG GTTCTGCCTTTAGAAAACAACATGAAAAATCCCCAAGATTTTGGGGGATGGAATGGCGTTCTTAACAGAGGAATGATTGTCGTGGCAGTTCTCTATACCGCAGTAGGGTTCTTCGGTTATTTGAAGTACGGTGATAGGGCCATTTTAGGAAGCGTTACTCTACTGTTGCCTCCTAATGAAGT GTTGGCTCAATCAGTTCGCCTAATGATGGCAATCGCAATCCTGCTCTCTTATAGCTTACAATTTTACGTGCCCTTCAACATAATCTGGCCCTCGATTGAATGTCGATTTACCAATGAAAAATCCCGGCAATACGCCGAATACGCCACTCGCACCCTTTTGGTGTTTGTGACTTTTATTTTCGGCATAGCGATTCCTAATTTAGGGGCTGTGATTTCTCTAGTGGGGGCATTTAGCAGTAGTGCGTTGGCCATGATATTCCCCCCGTTTGTGGAAATCATCACGTTTTGGCCCGACAAAATGGGTACGAGCGGCTGGATACTGTGGAAGAACGCACTGATCGTCACCATCGGGTTCTTAGGATTCTTAACCGGCTCATATGTGAGCTTTCAGAACGTGTTGTATCCCAGCACTACTACATAA
- the LOC136343944 gene encoding proton-coupled amino acid transporter-like protein pathetic isoform X1: MVDEPKPPQKMAHVANKYEEKQRLLDAEHAVDVESASSDEDPICSRKIEHPTSNFDTMVHLLKGNIGTGILAMPDAFRNAGWVIGLFGTMAMGVICTHCMHILVECSRELCRRTQSPSLSFAEVVEMAFQTGPKFLQNYSKLAKLVINIFLFLTQLGFCCVYFVFVAANLQEVVKHYYVDLPVYWYFIMLLVPLILLNWVKSLKYLTPASLFASLVMSTGLIITFFYMLQGLPPVSSINAFSSWGQLPLYFGTAVYAFEGIGVVLPLENNMKNPQDFGGWNGVLNRGMIVVAVLYTAVGFFGYLKYGDRAILGSVTLLLPPNEVLAQSVRLMMAIAILLSYSLQFYVPFNIIWPSIECRFTNEKSRQYAEYATRTLLVFVTFIFGIAIPNLGAVISLVGAFSSSALAMIFPPFVEIITFWPDKMGTSGWILWKNALIVTIGFLGFLTGSYVSFQNVLYPSTTT; this comes from the exons ATGGTCGAC GAACCCAAGCCGCCCCAAAAAATGGCTCATGTGGCCAACAAGTATGAAGAAAAGCAACGGCTTTTGGATGCCGAGCATGCAGTAGACGTGGAAAGTGCCAGCTCTGATGAGGACCCGATATGCAGTCGAAAAATCGAACACCCAACCAGCAATTTTGATACCATGGTGCATTTACTTAAAGGCAACATTGGTACTGGAATTCTGGCAATGCCGGACGCCTTTAGGAACGCTGGATGG GTGATTGGGCTTTTCGGGACCATGGCCATGGGAGTTATATGCACACACTGCATGCACATATTGGTGGAGTGTTCAAGAGAATTATGCAGAAGAACTCAAAGCCCCTCGTTGAGCTTCGCTGAGGTGGTGGAGATGGCTTTTCAAACCGGGCCCAAGTTCTTGCAGAATTATTCCAAATTGGCCAA ATTGGTGATAAATATATTCCTGTTCTTAACTCAACTCGGATTTTGCTGCGTGTATTTCGTATTTGTAGCTGCAAACCTGCAGGAGGTTGTGAAGCATTATTATGTCGATCTGCCGGTTTATTG GTACTTCATAATGCTTCTAGTTCCATTGATCCTGCTGAATTGGGTGAAGAGTCTGAAGTATTTAACACCGGCCTCTCTATTCGCTTCTCTAGTTATGTCCACAGGATTGATTATAACTTTCTTCTATATGCTGCAAGGTCTTCCTCCGGTATCTAGTATAAACGCTTTTTCCAGCTGGGGACAGCTACCCCTCTATTTCGGCACAGCTGTCTATGCTTTTGAAGGCATTGGAGTG GTTCTGCCTTTAGAAAACAACATGAAAAATCCCCAAGATTTTGGGGGATGGAATGGCGTTCTTAACAGAGGAATGATTGTCGTGGCAGTTCTCTATACCGCAGTAGGGTTCTTCGGTTATTTGAAGTACGGTGATAGGGCCATTTTAGGAAGCGTTACTCTACTGTTGCCTCCTAATGAAGT GTTGGCTCAATCAGTTCGCCTAATGATGGCAATCGCAATCCTGCTCTCTTATAGCTTACAATTTTACGTGCCCTTCAACATAATCTGGCCCTCGATTGAATGTCGATTTACCAATGAAAAATCCCGGCAATACGCCGAATACGCCACTCGCACCCTTTTGGTGTTTGTGACTTTTATTTTCGGCATAGCGATTCCTAATTTAGGGGCTGTGATTTCTCTAGTGGGGGCATTTAGCAGTAGTGCGTTGGCCATGATATTCCCCCCGTTTGTGGAAATCATCACGTTTTGGCCCGACAAAATGGGTACGAGCGGCTGGATACTGTGGAAGAACGCACTGATCGTCACCATCGGGTTCTTAGGATTCTTAACCGGCTCATATGTGAGCTTTCAGAACGTGTTGTATCCCAGCACTACTACATAA
- the LOC136343939 gene encoding jerky protein homolog-like: MASMSYKRKCLKLSEKVKIIEEVSLGAGVTQLAKKYGVSKATICKIKRMKRQLLQRTCNTFGGPGNRRTLKNAKAPKMENSLYKWFLQQRENHVPISGEILKERAKLLNQKLKETENFVASDGWLQRFKGRYGIRLLSISGEKLSAQPQLVQPFKEKLIKIIKELDLRMEQIYNADESGLYWKMLPEKTYAASYEKSAPGIKTEKQRITFLACTNANGSHKIKPLVIGKAQNPRSFKNFKVPVDYDCSKTAWMTSGIFLKWFHKRFVPQVKNFLKEQKLPIKALLLLDNAPCHPPEQQLRSRDGSIFVMYMPPNVTSIIQPMDQNIIRLTKLYYRKFLLSSVLSKNPQNISDALKKVTLREAVTDLHMAWSELNQETIAKCWNKLFSTNDEDNEEENVPLSVIRERLLSSVDSIVNSASLDVVNLLKVVNPNTVCTSADINIWNEDKLTNDATKDENSENDEDDSIEAKSLVTDAQAVHIFNEALDWAERKEVSYADILVLRKLRAQALEDNANRKFTQTKIADYFSSN, translated from the exons ATGGCATCCATGtcgtataaaagaaaatgtttaaaattaagtgagaaagtgaaaattatagaAGAAGTTTCATTAGGCGCTGGAGTAACacaattagcaaaaaaatatggtgtatcaaaagcaacaatttgcaaaattaagcgCATGAAAAGACAACTTTTACAAAGAACGTGCAATACATTTGGAGGACCGGGAAATagaagaactttaaaaaatgcaaaggcacccaaaatggaaaattctctGTATAAGTGGTTTTTACAACAGCGGGAAAATCATGTTCCAATTAGTGGCGAAATACTTAAAGAGAGagctaaattgttaaatcaaaaactgaaagaaactgaaaatttcgttgCTAGTGATGGCTGGCTGCAACGATTCAAAGGAAGATATGGAATTCGACTGTTATCTATATCTGGTGAAAAATTATCAGCACAACCACAATTAGTAcaaccatttaaagaaaaattgataaaaatcattaaagagTTAGATTTAAGAATGGAACAAATTTACAACGCAGATGAAAGTGgtctttattggaaaatgttaccAGAGAAAACTTACGCTGCATCATATGAAAAATCTGCTCCGggtataaaaacagaaaaacaacGAATAACGTTTTTGGCCTGTACTAATGCTAATGGTTCACACAAGATAAAACCATTGGTAAtaggaaaagcacaaaatccacgatcatttaaaaattttaaagttcctgTTGATTATGACTGTTCAAAAACCGCCTGGATGACTAGCGGTATATTCCTGAAATGGTTTCATAAGCGCTTTGTTCCTcag gtaaaaaatttcctaaaagaaCAGAAGCTTCCAATAAAAGCGTTATTACTATTGGATAATGCACCATGTCATCCTCCAGAACAACAACTGAGGAGCAGAGAtgggtcaatttttgttatgtacaTGCCTCCTAACGTAACATCAATAATTCAACCAATGGACCAGAATATAATAAGACTAACAAAACTGTACTATCGaaagtttttactttcatCTGTTTTGTCTAAGAATCCTCAAAACATATctgatgctttaaaaaaagtaacattaaGAGAAGCTGTCACAGATTTACATATGGCCTGGAGTGAACTTAATCAGGAaactattgcaaaatgttggaaTAAGCTGTTTAGTACCAATGATGAAGataatgaagaagagaatGTTCCCTTAAGTGTAATTAGAGAACGTTTGCTATCCAGCGTTGACTCTATTGTCAATAGTGCATCATTGgatgttgttaatttattgaaagtagTGAATCCTAACACTGTTTGTACCTCAGctgatattaatatttggaaCGAGGACAAACTAACGAATGATGCTACTAAAGATGAGAACAGTGAGAATGATGAAGACGATTCCATTGAAGCAAAAAGTTTGGTGACTGATGCCCAAGCTGTACATAtatttaatgaagctttagattgggctgaaagaaaagaagtGTCATACGCGGatattttagttcttcgtAAATTACGGGCTCAGGCATTGGAAGATAATGCTAATCGCAAATTTACGCAGACTAAAATTgctgattatttttcttctaattaa